From Etheostoma spectabile isolate EspeVRDwgs_2016 chromosome 8, UIUC_Espe_1.0, whole genome shotgun sequence, a single genomic window includes:
- the LOC116694546 gene encoding LOW QUALITY PROTEIN: immunoglobulin superfamily member 22 (The sequence of the model RefSeq protein was modified relative to this genomic sequence to represent the inferred CDS: inserted 1 base in 1 codon) — MVRTVLCPSGPFYLLDVIKLFYTTRPCGIRSQMSIFLQNLSFHISNCVLSKPGTHQQHRNVIVMAAQLFQATGGRMEQMERHVGQASQMSDMQMSSSSTSSTFTSSVSSTKLRKVSQRLSRTTDEHSGVQGKTSAVVESFSQVQKSLHLPEGESVPDFEEKLRPVTAQEGDNAVFKAKVTGNPQPSVNWERASGCRALSDGTKSFYDNINNQHILKIKNLTLEDADVYKCIASNKHGEATYSTSLTVTENPALDFKKKLKKRSVEKREERRPPTEEEMLKILAGADKKDYERICAEHGFTDFRGILKKLKEMKKQVEVEMVRVLKPLEDITATADTNVVFDTILELKDPNIRMQWFLGAELLRVQYSHGKYEVKQMGTKHMLCISSVSLSDTGTYTLQVADKRLSARLTVIDEPLKFLSDLKPKKVTERQTATFEIRLSKKTDAPLIWKVKGKEVKRDEKFDVSLSEDGLTYTLKIKDAKVSDTGDYTISIGDLTATVPLFIERIPVKFTSHVKNVRVQERGTARLGCETSSKDVHIRWLKDGCDVTASRRHVFAREGKRAEVIIEDCELTDXGEYSVVCTQDNDANEYVTSAKLTVDERFATVERSMSDARCPTGSPAELCVVLDDEKVDGVWLKDGVEVSELRGVQVVKQGAVHKLIFSGVTDTHEGKYTFRAKGAESEAVLTIADPPEMDSSVLDLLGARPVTVKAGQTATIQIPFKGKPPPKITWYKDGVEVTEDERNKVERTADGTSLVLSRCVREDSGAIMLRLKSDCGTAVANLHLNVIDHPKPPQGKVEFLELSGNIVKMKWKAPRDNGGKHVTSFVVERRTAGKKSWTRVGEVDSSTISFSDDKVEEGQVYQYRIRAVNAEGVSDPLETEEVRAGQPVEPPGTASQPQVSNITKDTMTVSWTPPAQDGGAPVLGYVLERRKKGSNMWLQVNKEMLTDTKFLVEGLVDGVEYEFRVTSVNRAGAGGASTISNAVLAKDPTRAPGLVRNLCVSDSTNSSISLRWSPPEQGDEPSGYILEVRPEDVKEWAKATKIPIVATTFNVGGLQERRKYHFRVRAVNEGGVGEPTELLEGVLAMPPPVAPRFDLQGKLKNPVVVRAGSALRLHLGFTASPTPVVTWFKDDLITAGREVITKSQNHSQFLIPTSQRSDSGVYRVHLKNDNGEAHYDVTVRVTDFPRPPKNLGLVEEVPSTVTLQWDHTPDLADDDEGAHYIILKRDTSTASWFTVAERVFSNKYTVTGLLPGRKYYFRVIAHNSIGDSEPLDSKEPVIMAKEKECIRSLRLKEYVSKPRQVKPTFLLPLKDHAVRRGHDCTMSCAYQGMPTPQACWYKGESKISDSPRFWHSTANGVCTLVIPTCGAENSGEYTLVLENPLGTAKCSCNLVIFDKDDKSLLESLTKQAHKEKLIL, encoded by the exons ATGGTTAGGACTGTCCTATGTCCCTCTGGTCCCTTTTATCTACTGGATGTAATAAAGCTGTTTTACACCACGAGACCTTGTGGAATTAGGAGTCAAATGAGTATTTTTCTGCAAAACCTATCATTCCACATCTCTAATTGTGTCTTGTCAAAACCAGGCACGCATCAGCAACACCGTAACGTCATCGTCATGGCAGCACAGCTATTTCAGGCCACTGGGGGCAGAATGGAGCAGATGGAACGGCATGTGGGTCAGGCGAGCCAGATGTCAGATATGCAAATGTCctcctcatccacctcctccaccTTTACCTCCTCCGTGAGCTCCACCAAGCTGCGCAAAGTCTCGCAGCGCTTGTCGAGGACCACGGACG AGCACTCCGGGGTTCAGGGTAAAACCTCCGCTGTGGTGGAGTCCTTCAGCCAGGTGCAGAAGTCCCTTCACCTACCCGAGGGAGAGTCCGTCCCAGATTTTGAAGAGAAGCTGCGCCCCGTCACGGCCCAAGAGG GTGACAACGCTGTGTTTAAGGCCAAGGTGACGGGGAATCCCCAGCCGAGCGTTAACTGGGAACGAGCCAGCGGGTGCCGGGCATTGTCTGATGGCACTAAATCTTTCTATGACAACATAAACAATCAGCACATACTCAAG ATCAAAAACCTCACCCTGGAGGATGCTGACGTCTACAAGTGCATCGCCTCCAACAAGCACGGAGAAGCCACCTACTCTACATCCCTCACTGTTACAGAGA ATCCAGCGTTGGACTTcaaaaagaagctgaagaaacG CAGtgtggagaagagagaggagaggaggccaCCAACAGAGGAGGAGATGCTGAAGATCCTCGCTGGAGCTGACAAGAAGGACTACGAGAGGATCTGCGCCGAGCACGGCTTCACCGACTTCAGAGGCATCCTCAAGAAGCTGAAGGAGATGAAGAAGCaagtggaggtggag ATGGTGCGTGTGCTGAAGCCCCTGGAGGACATCACTGCCACAGCTGACACCAACGTCGTCTTTGACACCATCCTGGAACTGAAGGATCCAAATATCAGGATGCAGTGGTTTCTG GGCGCGGAGCTGCTGCGGGTCCAGTACTCTCACGGGAAATACGAAGTGAAACAGATGGGAACCAAGCACATGCTGTGCATTTCTAGCGTGAGCCTCAGTGACACGGGCACCTACACTCTGCAGGTTGCAGACAAGCGACTGTCAGCCAGGCTTACCGTCATAG ATGAACCTCTGAAATTCCTGTCAGACTTAAAGCCCAAGAAAGTGACAGAGCGCCAGACCGCCACGTTCGAGATCCGTCTCTCTAAGAAGACAGATGCGCCACTCATCTGGAAG GTTAAAGGAAAGGAagtgaaaagagatgaaaagtTCGACGTGTCCCTGTCTGAGGATGGTCTGACCTACACCTTGAAGATTAAGGATGCGAAAGTCAGTGACACTGGAGACTACACCATCAGCATCGGAGACCTCACTGCCACCGTGCCACTTTTCATTGAAC GGATTCCTGTCAAGTTCACCAGCCACGTCAAGAACGTCCGTGTGCAGGAGAGAGGCACGGCTCGCCTGGGGTGCGAGACGAGCTCCAAGGACGTGCACATTCGCTGGCTGAAGGACGGGTGTGATGTAACGGCGAGTCGTCGCCACGTCTTCGCGCGCGAGGGAAAGAGGGCAGAGGTCATCATCGAGGACTGTGAGCTGACAG GAGGGGAGTACTCTGTCGTCTGCACTCAGGACAACGACGCTAACGAATATGTCACGTCTGCCAAGCTGACTGTGGATG AGCGTTTTGCCACAGTGGAGCGCAGTATGTCGGACGCTCGGTGTCCTACGGGCTCCCCTGCAGAGCTGTGCGTTGTCCTTGACGATGAGAAGGTCGACGGAGTGTGGCTGAAAGATGGAGTGGAG GTTTCGGAGCTGAGGGGGGTTCAGGTGGTGAAACAGGGAGCCGTTCACAAGCTGATCTTCTCTGGTGTGACCGATACTCACGAGGGCAAGTACACCTTCAGAGCCAAGGGGGCTGAGAGCGAGGCTGTCCTCACTATTGCAG ACCCACCAGAAATGGACTCCTCTGTGCTGGACTTGTTGGGGGCCCGACCTGTGACTGTGAAGGCGGGCCAGACAGCCACCATTCAGATCCCCTTCAAAGGCAAACCCCCTCCCAAGATCACCTGGTACAAAGACGGCGTGGAGGTCACGGAGGATGAGAGGAACAAGGTGGAGAGGACAGCTGACGGCACCTCGCTGGTGCTCAGCAG ATGTGTGCGAGAAGACAGTGGGGCCATTATGCTCCGTCTGAAGAGTGACTGTGGCACTGCTGTTGCCAACCTGCACCTCAACGTGATTG aCCATCCCAAACCTCCACAAGGGAAAGTGGAGTTCCTCGAGCTATCAGGAAATATTGTCAAAATGAAGTGGAAGGCTCCGCGGGACAATGGGGGCAAGCATGTGACCAGCTTTGTGGTTGAACGTCGCACGGCGGGTAAGAAGTCGTGGACCAGGGTTGGTGAAGTAGACAGCAGCACCATCAGCTTCAGCGATGACAAAGTGGAGGAGGGCCAGGTGTACCAGTATCGCATCAGGGCCGTCAACGCGGAGGGAGTGAGCGACCCTCTCGAGACCGAGGAGGTGCGCGCTGGACAGCCCGTGG AGCCTCCAGGCACAGCGTCCCAACCCCAGGTGTCTAACATAACCAAGGACACCATGACAGTGAGCTGGACACCTCCAGCCCAGGATGGGGGAGCTCCAGTTCTGGGCTACGTcctggagaggaggaagaaggggagTAACATGTGGTTACAGGTCAACAAGGAAATGCTCACAG ATACAAAATTCCTGGTGGAAGGACTGGTGGATGGTGTGGAGTATGAGTTCAGAGTCACCAGTGTAAACAGGGCTGGAGCAGGCGGTGCCAGCACCATTTCTAATGCTGTCCTGGCCAAAGACCCAACAA GAGCTCCTGGTCTGGTGAGGAACCTGTGTGTGTCCGATTCCACAAACTCCTCCATTTCTCTGAGGTGGAGTCCTCCAGAGCAGGGAGACGAGCCCTCGGGTTACATCCTAGAGGTTCGCCCTGAAGATGTTAAAGAGTGGGCGAAGGCCACCAAGATCCCCATCGTGGCTACTACCTTCAATGTCGGAGGACTTCAGGAGCGGAGGAAGTACCACTTCCGTGTCCGGGCTGTCAATGAAGGAGGTGTGGGGGAGCCAACTGAGCTGTTGGAGGGTGTACTGGCCATGCCTCCACCTG TGGCGCCTAGGTTTGATCTCCAGGGGAAGCTGAAGAACCCGGTGGTGGTCCGAGCTGGATCTGCACTTCGCCTACACCTCGGCTTCACT GCTTCACCTACCCCAGTGGTAACCTGGTTCAAGGACGACCTCATCACTGCGGGACGGGAAGTCATCACCAAGAGCCAGAATCACTCCCAGTTCCTGATTCCCACTTCTCAACGATCGGACTCTGGCGTCTACCGTGTCCACCTGAAGAACGACAATGGAGAGGCTCACTATGATGTCACTGTCAGGGTTACGG ACTTTCCTCGGCCCCCGAAGAACCTCGGCTTGGTAGAGGAGGTTCCGAGCACGGTGACCCTGCAGTGGGATCACACCCCAGACCTGGCTGACGACGACGAGGGAGCACATTACATCATCCTCAAACGGGACACCAGCACTGCCTCCTGGTTCACCGTGGCCGAGCGGGTCTTCAGCAACAAGTACACCGTGACGGGACTGCTTCCGGGGAGAAAGTACTACTTCCGAGTCATTGCACACAACTCTATCGGAGACAGTGAGCCTTTGGACTCCAAAGAACCTGTCATCATGGCCAAGGAGAAAG AGTGCATCAGAAGCCTTCGTTTGAAGGAATATGTCTCAAAGCCACGTCAGGTGAAACCGACGTTCCTGCTGCCGCTGAAGGACCACGCTGTTCGCAGAGGCCACGACTGCACCATGAGCTGTGCCTATCAGGGCATGCCAACACCCCAG GCCTGCTGGTATAAGGGGGAATCAAAGATCTCTGACTCCCCTCGGTTTTGGCACAGCACAGCCAACGGAGTGTGCACACTGGTCATCCCCACCTGTGGAGCTGAAAACAGCGGAGAATACACCCTGGTGCTGGAGAACCCCCTGGGGACGGCCAAGTGCTCCTGCAACTTGGTGATATTTG ATAAGGATGACAAGAGTCTGCTGGAGAGCCTGACCAAGCAGGCCCACAAAGAGAAGCTCATTTTATAA
- the tmem86a gene encoding lysoplasmalogenase TMEM86A, with translation MVSPVTVVKSEGPKLVPFFKATCVYFVLWLPTSSPSWFSALIKCLPIFCLWVFLLAHGFSFLGAHSNARKILAGLIFSALGDAFLIWQEQGYFVHGLLMFAITHILYSSAFGMKPVNVSAGLVITAVSSVSYMLLYPYLSGPFTYLVAVYIALIGFMGWRAIAGLQLTNDLWTWTKLCSCLGAVLFMVSDLTIAVNKFCFPVPHSRAIIMATYYAAQMLIALSAVECQDAEVARKRT, from the exons GTCAAGAGTGAAGGCCCCAAGCTGGTGCCGTTCTTTAAGGCAACCTGTGTCTACTTTGTGCTGTGGCTGCCCACCTCAAGCCCGTCCTGGTTCAGCGCACTTATCAAATGTCTACCCATCTTCTGCCTCTGGGTGTTTTTACTGGCACATGGGTTCAGCTTCCTCGGCGCTCACTCCAATGCCCGCAAGATCTTGGCCGGCCTCATCTTTTCTGCTCTGGGAGATGCCTTTCTCATCTGGCAGGAGCAGGGCTACTTCGTCCACG GCCTTCTGATGTTTGCCATCACCCACATCCTCTACTCATCTGCCTTCGGGATGAAGCCTGTTAACGTGTCTGCTGGCCTGGTGATCACTGCGGTGTCGTCTGTGAGCTACATGCTGCTATACCCCTACCTGTCTGGCCCCTTCACCTACCTGGTGGCCGTCTACATCGCTCTGATCGGCTTCATGGGCTGGAGGGCCATCGCGGGCCTGCAGCTGACCAACGACCTGTGGACCTGGACCAAACTGTGCTCCTGCCTGGGTGCCGTGCTCTTTATGGTCTCCGACCTGACCATCGCCGTCAACAAGTTCTGCTTCCCCGTGCCCCATTCGCGTGCCATCATCATGGCCACCTACTATGCCGCCCAGATGCTGATAGCGCTGTCGGCCGTTGAGTGCCAGGACGCGGAGGTGGCCAGGAAGAGAACATGA